In Pelosinus sp. UFO1, one genomic interval encodes:
- the iolG gene encoding inositol 2-dehydrogenase has protein sequence MIKQLKIGIIGMGRIGKLHGNNLAFSVPNAKIEAVADLFLNDEMRAWAQGLGVHKIYDNPAQIFADPTIEAVFICSSSEAHADLIIQAAVAKKHIFCEKPIHTDAAKIREALAAVEKAGVKLQVGFVRRFDHNHKKVRDIVASGQVGKPHIVKVTSRDPEQQPMEYISTSGGIFLDMTIHDFDMARYLSGSEVTEVTAIGAIKIDERIREFSDVDTAIVLLKFENGAIGVIDNSRAAHYGYDQRVEVHCDKGCVQDYNDLIDTTTISTKDGVCSERPKWFFLERYNQAFIAEAQEFTAAVLNDTEPSVTGIDGLMPVLIAKAAQKSLDEGRTVKLTEFA, from the coding sequence ATGATAAAACAGCTAAAAATTGGCATAATCGGAATGGGCAGAATTGGTAAGCTGCATGGCAACAATTTAGCGTTTTCTGTGCCTAATGCAAAAATTGAAGCGGTAGCTGATCTTTTTCTAAATGATGAAATGCGTGCTTGGGCACAAGGCCTGGGCGTACATAAAATTTATGATAATCCAGCACAGATTTTTGCCGATCCGACAATTGAAGCCGTATTCATCTGCTCATCGTCAGAAGCGCATGCCGACTTAATCATTCAAGCGGCAGTGGCAAAAAAACACATTTTCTGCGAAAAACCAATTCATACTGATGCCGCTAAGATTCGCGAGGCGCTTGCAGCTGTAGAGAAAGCAGGTGTTAAACTGCAAGTCGGTTTTGTACGCCGATTTGACCATAATCATAAAAAAGTAAGAGACATCGTGGCTTCAGGCCAAGTCGGCAAACCACACATTGTAAAGGTTACTTCGCGGGATCCCGAGCAGCAACCAATGGAATATATAAGTACATCCGGCGGAATTTTTCTCGACATGACAATTCATGACTTTGATATGGCGCGTTATCTTTCCGGTAGTGAGGTGACTGAGGTCACAGCAATCGGCGCAATTAAAATTGATGAAAGAATCCGAGAATTTTCTGATGTAGATACGGCGATTGTTTTGCTCAAATTCGAAAACGGCGCTATTGGCGTAATTGATAACAGCCGGGCTGCTCACTATGGTTACGACCAGCGCGTGGAAGTGCATTGTGACAAAGGCTGCGTGCAGGATTACAATGATCTCATTGATACGACGACGATCAGTACGAAAGATGGTGTTTGCAGTGAACGACCAAAATGGTTTTTCCTCGAACGTTATAATCAAGCGTTTATCGCCGAGGCACAAGAATTTACGGCTGCGGTTTTAAATGATACCGAGCCCTCTGTTACAGGAATAGATGGGCTAATGCCTGTATTGATTGCCAAAGCCGCACAAAAATCATTGGATGAAGGACGTACTGTCAAATTAACAGAATTCGCCTAA
- a CDS encoding sulfite exporter TauE/SafE family protein — translation MMSITLGIYIFIVQFMSFIIKGLVGFGNPLLSNPLMAMKLDNKVITPANLLLDTPINAWIVWQNRKFFSVKKTAPIVILIMLGVIPGTLFLEIGTPWIIKVLLGVFIIGLGIEMVTRNRSGNIKPNVALKIIISIASGFMAGLFGINMLFLTYFERIAIDRNEFRSNVCFVFLVENIFRFIVYAATGVFQPVVFQIFAISVPAAVLGVFVGSKIDKKLDEKMVNQLVIATFILGGISILIKALIFKE, via the coding sequence ATGATGTCTATTACACTCGGGATTTATATATTTATTGTACAATTTATGTCTTTTATTATTAAGGGTCTGGTTGGTTTCGGAAACCCTCTTTTATCCAATCCGCTCATGGCAATGAAACTAGATAATAAGGTCATTACTCCTGCTAACCTGTTACTGGATACTCCAATTAATGCTTGGATTGTGTGGCAAAATCGCAAATTTTTTTCTGTAAAAAAAACTGCACCTATTGTAATTCTCATTATGCTAGGTGTCATTCCTGGTACATTATTTTTAGAAATAGGGACTCCATGGATCATTAAAGTTCTTCTCGGTGTATTTATTATTGGATTAGGTATCGAAATGGTTACCAGAAACCGCAGTGGCAATATCAAACCTAATGTAGCTCTAAAGATAATAATATCAATTGCCTCAGGTTTCATGGCGGGCTTGTTTGGCATTAATATGTTATTTTTAACTTATTTTGAACGCATTGCCATAGATCGAAATGAATTTCGCAGCAACGTATGCTTTGTCTTTCTGGTTGAAAATATATTTCGTTTTATTGTCTATGCCGCAACAGGAGTATTTCAACCAGTCGTTTTTCAGATATTTGCAATATCAGTGCCGGCAGCAGTACTGGGAGTGTTTGTAGGCAGCAAAATTGACAAAAAATTAGATGAAAAAATGGTAAACCAATTGGTAATTGCTACTTTTATCTTGGGTGGTATCAGTATTTTGATAAAAGCGCTTATTTTTAAAGAGTAG